A part of Citrifermentans bremense genomic DNA contains:
- the glmS gene encoding glutamine--fructose-6-phosphate transaminase (isomerizing) — protein sequence MCGIVGFTGRQEATSIIIEGLRRLEYRGYDSAGICTISGGKASIRRSEGKLTNLEKLLATNPVSGTVGIGHTRWATHGRPSEINAHPHQAGPIVVVHNGIIENYLQLREELKGQGHIFKSETDTEVISHLIDQHLKGCGSFEQAVREALAVLKGAYAICIVSENDPDEMIAAKLGSPMVVGIGDGEFYVASDIPAILSHTRSMVFMEDGEMVVFKGGKATFSNVAGGVLEKVPRHIDWSAHMAEKGGYKHFMLKEIFEQPRAVRDTIAGRLREEQGDVYLEDLSLDDAALRGINRICIIACGTSWHAALVGKFLIEEHCRVPVEVDIASEFRYRNPVVDEKTLVMLISQSGETADTLAAMRESKRRGGKCVAICNVVDSSIAREADGVIYTHAGPEIGVASTKAFVTQLIALYLFTIRLGRSREVMSLEQGRDLIAAVVRVPALMEEALKLNEQVEKVARNYLQARDFLYLGRGMNYPIALEGALKLKEISYIHAEGYAAGEMKHGPIALIDEHMPVVVLVPKGPNYDKVFSNMEEVIARGGRVIAVCSEGDQEVKDKVEVALEIPEDGCDVNPLILSIPMQLLAYHVAVLKGTDVDQPRNLAKSVTVE from the coding sequence ATGTGCGGCATCGTAGGATTCACGGGGAGGCAGGAAGCCACCTCGATCATCATTGAAGGGCTGAGAAGGCTCGAGTACCGCGGCTACGATTCCGCCGGTATCTGCACCATAAGCGGCGGCAAGGCGAGCATCAGGCGCAGCGAAGGTAAGCTCACCAACCTGGAGAAGCTCCTGGCGACGAACCCTGTCAGCGGCACGGTCGGCATCGGCCACACCCGCTGGGCCACCCACGGCCGCCCCTCCGAAATCAACGCCCACCCGCACCAGGCGGGCCCCATCGTGGTGGTGCACAACGGCATCATCGAGAACTACCTGCAGCTGCGCGAGGAGCTGAAGGGTCAGGGGCACATCTTCAAGAGCGAGACCGACACCGAGGTCATCTCCCACCTGATCGACCAGCACTTGAAAGGTTGCGGCAGTTTCGAGCAGGCGGTGCGCGAGGCTCTGGCCGTCCTCAAAGGCGCCTACGCCATCTGCATCGTGAGCGAGAACGACCCGGACGAGATGATCGCGGCGAAGCTCGGCTCGCCGATGGTGGTCGGCATCGGCGACGGCGAGTTCTACGTCGCCTCCGACATCCCTGCCATCCTTTCCCACACCCGCTCCATGGTCTTCATGGAGGACGGCGAGATGGTCGTCTTCAAGGGCGGAAAGGCCACATTCAGCAATGTCGCGGGCGGCGTCCTCGAAAAGGTGCCGCGCCACATCGACTGGTCCGCGCACATGGCCGAGAAGGGTGGCTACAAGCATTTCATGCTCAAGGAGATCTTCGAGCAGCCCCGCGCCGTAAGGGACACCATCGCCGGCAGACTGCGTGAAGAGCAGGGGGACGTCTATCTCGAAGACCTCTCCCTCGACGACGCGGCGCTCAGGGGGATCAACCGTATCTGCATCATCGCCTGCGGCACCTCGTGGCATGCGGCCTTGGTCGGGAAATTCCTGATCGAGGAGCACTGCCGGGTCCCGGTCGAGGTGGACATCGCCTCCGAGTTCCGCTACAGGAACCCCGTGGTCGACGAGAAGACCCTGGTGATGCTGATCTCCCAGTCCGGCGAGACCGCAGACACCCTCGCCGCCATGCGCGAGTCTAAGCGCCGCGGCGGCAAGTGCGTCGCCATCTGCAACGTGGTCGACTCCTCGATCGCCCGCGAGGCCGACGGCGTCATCTACACCCACGCCGGACCCGAGATCGGGGTCGCCTCCACCAAGGCATTCGTCACCCAGCTGATCGCCCTCTACCTCTTCACCATCCGTCTCGGGCGCTCACGCGAAGTGATGAGCCTGGAGCAGGGGAGGGACCTCATCGCCGCCGTGGTCCGGGTCCCGGCCCTCATGGAAGAGGCGCTGAAGCTGAACGAGCAGGTCGAGAAGGTGGCCAGGAACTACCTGCAGGCGCGCGACTTCCTCTACCTCGGGCGCGGCATGAACTACCCGATAGCCCTCGAAGGCGCCTTGAAGCTGAAGGAGATCTCCTACATCCACGCCGAGGGGTATGCTGCGGGCGAGATGAAGCACGGCCCCATCGCCCTCATCGACGAGCACATGCCCGTCGTGGTGCTGGTCCCCAAAGGGCCCAACTACGACAAGGTCTTTTCCAACATGGAAGAAGTCATCGCCCGCGGCGGCCGCGTCATAGCCGTCTGCAGCGAAGGGGACCAGGAAGTGAAAGATAAGGTCGAAGTCGCGCTGGAGATTCCCGAAGACGGCTGCGACGTCAATCCGTTGATCCTCTCCATCCCGATGCAGCTTCTGGCCTACCACGTCGCCGTCCTCAAGGGGACCGACGTCGACCAGCCGAGGAACCTGGCGAAGAGCGTCACCGTCGAATAG